The following nucleotide sequence is from Candidatus Rokuibacteriota bacterium.
AAATGTACTTGAGCGACTTCACCGACCAGGGCGTGTGGGGGAAGACGGCGTAGACGGAGACGGCGCTGTCGTTGGTCTTGGACTGCCGTTCGTCCGGCCCCGCCGGGAACTCAACCGGACGCCAGGACCAGGCGAGCATCGGGTATGTCTTGGGGTCCCACTCGTACTGATTGGCGGCCTGGATACCAAGGCCCTTGGCGATGGCGTGGAGGAAGCGCAGGCCGTCCATCTCCTGGATCGAGTAGACTTCGCGCCCGGCGTCCTTGCGCGGCTTCCAGTCGGGCGGGAACTCGCCGACCTTTCCCCTGGAGAAATTCTCGACGGTGATGCACTCCTGGGCACCCGCCGGCTCCGCCAGGAGCGCGGCGGCGACGAGGGCGATGACGAGACGCACCGGCACGGCGCTACCGCCCGCGGCGCCACCAGGAGTGGACGAGTTGGTCCACCACCTGCACCAGCTGGCCGACGGTGCGGCATTCCTTGACGATGTCGCACGCGGGCGAATACAGCGGCATCACGCTGTCGCCAATGCCCCAGCCCCACTGCCCTTCCGGATTCAGCCAGATGATGCCCTTGACCCGCTCCCGGATCTGACGGATCGCCCACGCCTGGGGGTCGTTGTAGTTGTTGCGCGCGTCGCCCAGGACAAGCACCGTCGTCTTCCGATCGAGCGAGTCTATCTCCGTGCGCACGAAGCGGCTGAAGGCGTAGCCGAAGTCCGATCGGCAGTGGTAGTCCACCGGCGAGGACTTGAGCGCCCACTCGATCGCGTGGTCCACCGGGTAGGTCTTGAATGCCTGGGTCACCTCGGCGATCTCCGAGACGAAGACGTACGAGCGCATGCGCGAAAAGCACTCCTGCAGGCTCCAGACCAGTTGGAGCATGAAGCGCGAGGCGTTGCGCACCGAGTCGGACACGTCGCAGAGCGTGACGAGCTTTGGCTTCTCCCGGTGGCGCCGCCGGAAGCACACCTCCATCGGGACTCCACCATACTGCAGGCTCTTCCTGATGGTCCGGCGCGAGTCGAGCCGCCCCTTCTCCTCCTGGCGCTGGCGCAGGGCGAGGGCGTCCTTGATCTTGCGTGCGAGGCGCGCGACCACCGCCTTCATCTGCGCCACCTCGTCCGGCGAGAGCGCGAAGAGCGGCTTGTCGGTCAGCACTTCGCGCGTGAGCTTCTCGCCCTGCCGGTAGGCTCGGCGCTCGAGCTCGCGCTCGACGTGCTGGCGGATCATGCGCCGGAAGGCCTCGAGGCGCAGGTCGAGGTAGTTGCGGATCCGCGCGAGCATGCCCGGGTCCATGCCCTGGGCCTCGAGCAGCTGCATGATGCGCGAAAGATCGCGCTCGATGGCCTCCCAATCGAACTTGTCGTAGATGCGCCGCGAGAAGTAGCCGATCTGCAGGAAGTACATCAGCCGCTCGAGCCCGGCGCCGTGCCCCTGGCCGCGGATGGCCATCTCCATGTCCGTGCCCTCGCCGCGGAGCATCAGCTCGGTCAGCTCGTCCATCTCCATGTTCTCCTGCGCCATGAGCTGGTCGAGCATCTGCTGGATGCGCGGATCCTCCGGTCCGAGCGCCTTCTTGAGGCCCGCGCCGAGCGCCTCCAGGTCGAGGAAGTAGAGATCGAACAGGCGGTCGAAGGTCGGCAGGTCCCGCGACTCCTTGATGAGCGTGGATGCCAGGGCGGCCTTGAAGGTGTCGCGGTGCTCGAGACCGATTTCCGAGGAGGCCGACAGCGCGTCCATTGCCTCGCTGGGCGAGATGCGAAGCTCCGCGCGCCTCAGGTCGCCGATGAACTCGAGTATTCTTTGATCCATTTAAGTTCTGGGGGGGAGCGCCACCTGCCGCTCCGTTTGAGGGTTGGCTCGGCTCGCCTTCGGCTGCGCCTCACAAATCAGTCCCCAGCCCCCCCACCAGGCGTCTGCCGTGATTCTCATCGGGAGAAGGTCACCCAGGAGGATTTGAAGACGTCTTCGCCGCCGTCGCGGGTGATGGGGCAGAGGCGCCCGTCCTCGAGGCGCAGCAGGCCGTGGAAGGACCCGGGGGCGATGAAGTGCGTCATCTTGAGCTTCCACCCCAACCCCTCGCCCGGCGCCTCTTCCTCGCGCTCAGCAACGCGCGTGACGTCGGGCGCGTCGCCGACGAGGTGCAGGACGCGCACCGGCCCCTCCGAGCAGCGGAGCCCCAGCACGACTTTGTAGGCCGGGTCCTGGCGGGAGGTCTCCACGGTCATCTCGCCGGGCTGCAGCAGGTGCGGCACGGCCTCGGGCATGGCGGCGCGGAAGAACTCGCGAGGGGCCGGGTGCGTGTAGTAGAAGTGCCAGCGCCCGGCCGCGTGGATCCAGAGCTTGGTGTACTCGCCGAGCGCCGCCGAGATGCAGCGCCCGCCCTCGATAAAGACGGGCCCGCCCGGCCCGAGCTCCGGCAGCCGGATGCGTGGGCACGGAAACCACAGCTCGCGGAACTCGGTGAGACTCATGGCGCCTAGTCGAGGTCGGCCAGCACCTTGTCGAGCGCGCCCTTGACCCGCTCGAGGTCCTTTTCGTGCTTGACCAGCATCGTCAGCGTGGATTCGACCAGGTCGCGGTCCAGGCTGTCGGCATTCAGGATGATGAGCGAGCGCGCCCAGTCGAGGCTCTCCGACACGGAGGGCGCCTTGCGCAGGTCGAGCCCGCGGATGCGCTGCACGGTTGTCACGACGGTCTGGGCCAGCCGCTCGGAGATCTCCGGCACCTTCAGGCGGATGATGGCCAGCTCCTCGTCCGGCGGCGGGAAGTCGATGAAGAGGTGCAGGCACCGACGCTTGAGCCCGTCGGAAAGCTCGCGCGCGTTGTTCGATGTCAGCACCACCAGCGGGATGTTCGTCGCCTTGATGGTGCCGAGCTCCGGCACCGACACCTGGAAGTCCGAAAGGACTTCAAGCAAGAACGCCTCGAATTCCGGCTCGGCCTTGTCGATCTCGTCGACCAGCAGGACGACGGGGTCGGGGGACTCGATGGCCTGCAGCAGCGGCCGCGGCGCGAGGAAGCGGTGAGAGAAGAAGGCATCGTCCTGGCCCGAGATCTTGGCGACCGCATCCGCCAGGGACGGCGCGTCGGCGATCAGCTCGCCGATGCGCTCGCGCAGCAGCTGGGTGTAGAGGAGCTGCTTGGCGTACTTCCACTCGTACAGCGCCTTGCCCTCGTCGAGACCTTCGTAGCACTGCAGACGGATCAGCCGCCGGTTGGTGATCTCGGCCAGCGTCTTGGCCAGCTCGGTCTTGCCGACGCCCGCCGGGCCTTCGATGAGCACCGGCCGTCCCATGCGCTCCGCCAGAAAGACCACGGTGCAGATTCGGCGGTTGGCGATGTAGCGGGCGTTCTTGAAGTGCTGCTGGACGTCCTCCGGAGACTGGAACATGTGGGCTCCTGTATGAGTGAATTGGCGTGAAGTGTAGCACACTTGCGCGCCGCCGGAACCCTTGGGCCGATCGCTTGGCTCTTCCGTCTCCCAGGGCGATACTCGAAGCCATGACCGAATCCAGGCCGGACGAGGGCGAGGCCCGCTCCTACCATCGCTGGCAGTTCAGGCTGGGCGCGCTCGGCCTGGTCTTCACCGCGGGGTATCTCCTGGCGCTCCTCGTCACGGGAGCGGCCGCGCATCTCCGGGATCTGCTCGCCGCACGGACGCTCAACTGGTGGCAGGTCGTGCCGTCGGCCGTACTGATCCTGGGCGCGGGTCAGCAGCTCCTGACGCTCCCGGTCTCGTGGCTCGGCGGATTCTGGCTGCCGCGACGCTATGGGCTGAGCCACCAACAGCTCGTCTCATGGCTGTGGGACAGGGCCAAGGGCGGTCTCATCGGAGTCGTGCTTGCCACGGCGGGGTCCCTCGTCGTGTACGGGCTGCTCCGCTCGACGCCGTGGTGGTGGCTCTGGGCGGCGGCCGCCTTCTTCGCCGGCCACGCGCTGCTGGCCTTCGTGACACCCATCTGGCTCCTGCCCCTCTTCTACCGGCTGACACCGCTCGCCGACGGCGATCTCCGGTCGCGGCTCCTTCGGCTGGCGGAGCGCGCCCGCGTGCCCGCCGTCGGCGTGTGGATCGCCGACCAGTCCCGCTGGAGCCGCACCGCCAATGCCGCCGTGACAGGCCTCGGCAGGACCCGGCGCATCCTTCTCTTCGACACGCTCGTGAGCCGCTTCGAGCCGGAGGAGGTCGAGGCGGTGCTTGCCCACGAGCTCGGGCACCACGTCGCGGGCGATGCCTGGCGCGGGCTCGCCGTTCAGGGCGCGGTCACGCTGGCCGCGTTCTGGGTCGCCGATCGCGCGCTCGCCGCGGGGGCGGGAGCGCTCGGGCTCTCGGGGCCGGCCGACATCGCGGGGCTCCCGCTCCTCGGCCTCGTGACGATGGCCGTCAGCCTGATCGCGCTCCCTGTCATCAACGGGTGGTCCCGGCGGGTCGAGACGCGGGCCGACGACTTCGCTCTCAGGCTGTCTCAAAACCCCGCGGCATTCATCGGGGCCATGGAGCGGCTGGCCGACCTCAATCTTGCGGAGCGCGACCCACATTTTTTGAAGGAGCTGGTCTTGTATTCCCACCCTTCCGTGGGCCGACGCATAGCCCGCGCCAGAAATCGAGCGTGGTCAGAAGGCTGACACTGTTCGATTTCTTGCGCTGACACATTGGTGGAGCGCCTGCGCCGGCCCGCCAACGTCCGCTGGGCACAGCCCGAAGCTCCCCCTAGCCTAGTGGCACCGGACTTGCTACCCTTGGGTCCTCATGCGCAACCACGAGCCCACGTCCCTGATCCGGCATCTCCAGGTCCTCCGCGCGGTCTCCGAAGCCGTGAGCCGGTCCCTCGACCTCAACGAGGTCGTGCAGCGCTCACTGGCGGCCCTCACCCATGTGACGGGACACGAGATCGCGAGCCTTCATCTGATCTCCGCCGACGGGAACAACATGCTGCTCCGTGGAGACCGTGGGCTCAGCGATGAGCTGCGCCGCGTCAACCTCGAGCTGCCTTTGGGCGAAGGTTTGATCGGCCGGGTGGCGCTGTCGGGGACCGCTCGGCGGGTGGACGACGCGAGCCTGGAAGAGGATCTGCTGCCGGCCGCCCGCGCGGCGGTCAGCTCCGACGGTATCCGCGGCTTCGTCTGCGTGCCGATCCGGGCCCGCCACCGCATCCTGGGCACCCTCTCGCTTGGCCGCCAGACGGAGGACCGCTTCACCGACGAAGAAGTCGCGCTGCTCGAGTGCGTCGCCGACCAGATCGGTCTCGCGATCGACAACGCGCGGCTCTATGGCGAGATCAACCGCCAGCTCGACGACCTGCGCCGCGCCCAGGTCGAGGTGGTCAAGGCGGAGCGGCTGGCCGCCGTCAACGGCCTGGCGGCCGGCGTGGCGCACGAGATCAACAACCCGCTGACCATCATCATGGCCCAGCTGCACCTGCTGGCCCAGGGCGACCTGGACCCGCAGATCGAGGAGGCGATGGGAGTCATCGACGCCGCCGCCAAGCGCGCCGCCTCCATCGTGCGCGACTTGATCCTCTTCGCCGAGCACCGCCCGCCGCGGCGCTCGCGCTGCCAGGTGGGGGAGCAGGTCCGGGAAGTGGTGACCTTCGAGGAGGCGCGGCTCGAGGCCGAGGGCATCACAGTGCGCGTGCACCTCGAGCCGGTGCCCGACATCTGGGCCGACCACAACCACCTCCAGGAGGTCCTGCTGCACGTGCTCCAGAACGCCCAGCATGCCGTGCGCGAGGCGCACACCGGCGGGGTCCTCTCGATCAGCGTCAAGCCGACGGCGACGGGCGTGCGCATCGAGGTAAAGGACGATGGACCCGGCATCCCACCGGAGCACCTGCCCCGCATCTTCAACCCGTTCTTCACCACCAAGCAGCCGGGGGACGGGCGCGGCCTCGGCCTGTCCGTGGCGCACAGCATCGTCACCGAGCACGGCGGCCGCATCTGGGCCGAGAACATCCCGGAGGGCGGCGCGGTCTTCACCATCGACCTGCCGATCGGCGAGCCCGAGCCGGCCCGCGAGCCTCTTCGATTCGAATCCCGCCGCCTCTAGCTGCAGTCGTTTCTCCGGTTCGCCGGCCCGGCGAGGTCGCGGCTAGGGCCGGCCCCCCTCACCTCCCGGCCGCGCAAAGGGCGATCGGTAGCCGAGTATCTCGCGCACTTTGTGAGCCAGACCCGCCAGGGTGAAAGGTTTCGTGATCAGCGGATCTCCGGAGATCACCCCGTAGTCAGCGAGGAGCTCGCTTGTAAAGCCGGACATGAAGAGCACCTTCGTCTCGCGCCGGATCGAGCGCAGCCGGTCCGTGAGCTCCCGCCCGTTCATCCCGGGCATCACGACATCGGTCAGCAGCAGATGAATGGGTCCAGCGTATCCCTCGGCGATTCGCAGCGCGTCTTCTCCGCCCGGCGCCTCGAGGACATGGTAGCCTTCTCCCGCAAGGATATCCCTCGCCAGGGCGAGCACCTGCTGGTCGTCATCCACCACGAGGATGGTTTCCATGACCTACCCGTGCACGTTCCCGCGGGTCGGTCGCGGGTCAGGCGCGTCCAGGACGTCCCGCACCTTCCGGGCGAGCGTGTCCGGCGTAAAGGGCTTCTGGAGAAAGGCGGTCCCCAAATCCAGGACGCCGTGACGGACCACCGCGTCGTCTGTGTAGCCTGACATGTACAGCACCTTCATCTCCGGTCGCA
It contains:
- a CDS encoding DUF3047 domain-containing protein, with product MPVRLVIALVAAALLAEPAGAQECITVENFSRGKVGEFPPDWKPRKDAGREVYSIQEMDGLRFLHAIAKGLGIQAANQYEWDPKTYPMLAWSWRPVEFPAGPDERQSKTNDSAVSVYAVFPHTPWSVKSLKYIWSAVVPVGTRLSSSGGLTQALVIRNGTDRKGSWMEERVNIFEDYKKFFDETETPKASGIAVLTDSDDTKSTAQGDYANFRLCKP
- a CDS encoding VWA domain-containing protein, which gives rise to MDQRILEFIGDLRRAELRISPSEAMDALSASSEIGLEHRDTFKAALASTLIKESRDLPTFDRLFDLYFLDLEALGAGLKKALGPEDPRIQQMLDQLMAQENMEMDELTELMLRGEGTDMEMAIRGQGHGAGLERLMYFLQIGYFSRRIYDKFDWEAIERDLSRIMQLLEAQGMDPGMLARIRNYLDLRLEAFRRMIRQHVERELERRAYRQGEKLTREVLTDKPLFALSPDEVAQMKAVVARLARKIKDALALRQRQEEKGRLDSRRTIRKSLQYGGVPMEVCFRRRHREKPKLVTLCDVSDSVRNASRFMLQLVWSLQECFSRMRSYVFVSEIAEVTQAFKTYPVDHAIEWALKSSPVDYHCRSDFGYAFSRFVRTEIDSLDRKTTVLVLGDARNNYNDPQAWAIRQIRERVKGIIWLNPEGQWGWGIGDSVMPLYSPACDIVKECRTVGQLVQVVDQLVHSWWRRGR
- a CDS encoding MoxR family ATPase, whose protein sequence is MFQSPEDVQQHFKNARYIANRRICTVVFLAERMGRPVLIEGPAGVGKTELAKTLAEITNRRLIRLQCYEGLDEGKALYEWKYAKQLLYTQLLRERIGELIADAPSLADAVAKISGQDDAFFSHRFLAPRPLLQAIESPDPVVLLVDEIDKAEPEFEAFLLEVLSDFQVSVPELGTIKATNIPLVVLTSNNARELSDGLKRRCLHLFIDFPPPDEELAIIRLKVPEISERLAQTVVTTVQRIRGLDLRKAPSVSESLDWARSLIILNADSLDRDLVESTLTMLVKHEKDLERVKGALDKVLADLD
- a CDS encoding M48 family metallopeptidase, with protein sequence MTESRPDEGEARSYHRWQFRLGALGLVFTAGYLLALLVTGAAAHLRDLLAARTLNWWQVVPSAVLILGAGQQLLTLPVSWLGGFWLPRRYGLSHQQLVSWLWDRAKGGLIGVVLATAGSLVVYGLLRSTPWWWLWAAAAFFAGHALLAFVTPIWLLPLFYRLTPLADGDLRSRLLRLAERARVPAVGVWIADQSRWSRTANAAVTGLGRTRRILLFDTLVSRFEPEEVEAVLAHELGHHVAGDAWRGLAVQGAVTLAAFWVADRALAAGAGALGLSGPADIAGLPLLGLVTMAVSLIALPVINGWSRRVETRADDFALRLSQNPAAFIGAMERLADLNLAERDPHFLKELVLYSHPSVGRRIARARNRAWSEG
- a CDS encoding ATP-binding protein, whose translation is MRNHEPTSLIRHLQVLRAVSEAVSRSLDLNEVVQRSLAALTHVTGHEIASLHLISADGNNMLLRGDRGLSDELRRVNLELPLGEGLIGRVALSGTARRVDDASLEEDLLPAARAAVSSDGIRGFVCVPIRARHRILGTLSLGRQTEDRFTDEEVALLECVADQIGLAIDNARLYGEINRQLDDLRRAQVEVVKAERLAAVNGLAAGVAHEINNPLTIIMAQLHLLAQGDLDPQIEEAMGVIDAAAKRAASIVRDLILFAEHRPPRRSRCQVGEQVREVVTFEEARLEAEGITVRVHLEPVPDIWADHNHLQEVLLHVLQNAQHAVREAHTGGVLSISVKPTATGVRIEVKDDGPGIPPEHLPRIFNPFFTTKQPGDGRGLGLSVAHSIVTEHGGRIWAENIPEGGAVFTIDLPIGEPEPAREPLRFESRRL
- a CDS encoding response regulator, which encodes METILVVDDDQQVLALARDILAGEGYHVLEAPGGEDALRIAEGYAGPIHLLLTDVVMPGMNGRELTDRLRSIRRETKVLFMSGFTSELLADYGVISGDPLITKPFTLAGLAHKVREILGYRSPFARPGGEGGRP